CTGAGAGGCGCGGGCGGGCCTTCCCGCGTTTCCCCTCTCCTTAGGACACGCCCCCTCAGCATGTCCGCCAATTACGAGGAGGAACCGCCCAGGATTCTCATCACAGGTGAGAAGGAATTGCTCTGATGGGTGATCTGTTACGCCCGTTTTAATTTGATTGTTAAAACCCTCCAGCGAATGGACCAGGATTTAACCTGGACCTTAAAAGAACCGAGACGGAGCGAATTCAAGTAacataaataacgataaaaaaaaaatcaaaggtagGACAATCACTGACATGTGAGAATTGGTTTTGTAACCTGTCGCTTTATCTTGCCCCGCCCACAGGCAGTTTGGGGCAGCTTGGCACCGGTCTGGCAAAGCTCCTGCGGGGCAAGTATGGCGTGGAGAACGTCATCATGTCGGACATCGTTAAACCGTCCAAGGAAGTCGTCCAGTCAGGTTTGCGTCCTTCCTCTCTTCGTGGCCTTTGTGCTTAGACTGCCTTAGTTTGGTTTGCCAGTGTCAGTGACAGGTTAAGATGGCCGCATTGCCGTCCAGTCACACTTCATCAGATGTCATAAGCTCCTTTGCTCCGCAGGTCCCTACGTGTTCGCCGACATCTTGGACTTCAAGTGCCTGCAGGAGATCGTGGTGACGTACAGGATAGACTGGCTGGTGCACTTCTCTGCGCTCCTCTCGGCCATCGGGGAGCAGAACGTTCCTTTGGCCATCAGGTAAGGCGGCCACGGCGCGGGAGCCTGCTTCATTTTTCTCTTGACCATATCCTGTCACGTCCTCAGCTGCTCACTTTTCTGTCCGTGAACGGCATGCGTCACGAGCGCCAAGCGCCTCCCGCTGTCATGAAAGCCATGGCCGCAAAACTCCTCGCAGAGTCATCCTACGCTTCCCGCGGAAGTAAAGAACATCCTTTCCTTTTCCAAAGGGTGAACATCGAGGGCCTGCACAACGTGATGGAGCTGAGCAAGCAGTACAACCTGAGGGTGTTCGTCCCGTCGACCATCGGCGCTTTCGGGCCCGACTCCCCCCGGAACCCGACGCCCAACCTCACCATCCAGCGGCCAAGGACAATCTACGGCGTGTCCAAGGTAggcgtgcatatttatatatgaaagtaggtatgtatacagatgtgtattaatggatatatgcaagtataaatatgttcgtgtacatgtgcatgtgtatgcatgtatgtatgctccAGTCAGGTGAATGTTTTGAGCATAACTGATTGCTTATTATGACCATTGTATAAATTGAATTGACTCTTTTTATTGTCAAAGATCTGAAAGGCACGACAGATAAAGCCTAATAAGGCTAATTCGTGTAGGCGCTGTGTCAGCCAAGTGTTGGTCTGGAAACTAATGATGAACCAATGACACTCGGCCTTACAGTAACCCACCCTCTTCGTGTGTCGCCACAGGTGCACGGCGAGCTGCTGGGCGAATATTACCACAACAAGTTCGGGTTGGATTTCAGATGCTTGCGCTTTCCCGGAGTTATTTCTTCTGACAGCCAGCCTGGGGGCGGCACGACAGGTAACCGCCAGTCCTGGGCTAGCCACACACGTTCTGGGGTCAGATGGCGCACCATATCAGTTATCAGAgctatgttaataatgataagggagatCTTCTGTTAGCTTGTACTATGCATTAGGGCCAGTCTTTATAGCCGGGCTCGGATTCAATAAACTTCAGCTAGATAAGTAGATCATTCAAAGACCGAAACGTTACAAAACCCTCGGTAACGAGGCCCAAGCTGAACTGATGCAATCTTCTTCCTCAGATTACGCGGTACAGATCTTCCACGACGCCATCGAGGGAAGGGAGCACGAGTGCTACCTTCGGCCGAACACCCGACTGCCCATGATGTACATCGACGACTGCCTCAGGTGAGGCTGGGTCGCCTTTTCTTTGTTCATAATTGTATTGAAATTGCTTTATATTTCTTAAGGCATCAGTCTGATTCTGAAGGACACTTGACAACATTATATTTAGTTTTTCTTCAAAGTGGCGAAGTGCCTCTCCATTACCTAATAAGACATGAATGTAAAAGGACGCGCCAGACTGCGTCACTTCGATTCTCTTTGTTCACTCTTTTCTGTCGATAACAACCCTGTACCCCCACCTATATTAATATAATAGTGTAATTATTCCATCATTAATATGTCAACAAAACCGCAGCTTTACCATAACAGCAATGTAAACCTCTCCACCACGATAACAACAGTCCAAAGAACAACATTTAGAGGTACCTGAACCCTAAGACACCCGCTTAGCATTGCCACAGCAGTGACCAGCATAGCACGACAGACCATGAGAGCGCCTTTCCGTCGCAGGTCACTCTGGGAGATGCTGATCGCGCCCGACGATCTCTTGAAGAGGAGGACGTATAACGTGACGGCCATGAGCTTCACGCCGGAGGAGATCGTGGAGGCCGTGCGGCGCCACTTCCCCGACTTGCCCGTCACCTACAGACCGGACTCGCGCCAGAACATCGGTACGTGCCACGCCCATGGCAGTGATCTTGGCCCTGTGAGCGACTTAGATCTTTGATTTTAATAATGAATCACCCTGAAGAAATTCTTATATGTAGATAAAATAATGGTTAAACCATTATATGAATGTTATATAAAGGGATATCTAATCACGTGTTGCCTGTGATGTTACCTCCCCTTCACATTTTACAAAATCTCGAATTAAATCAGTATGAACTTCTCATAATGATACGACATATATTTCACCAACAATCTATTAGAAAATTCTGCCCTTACGTAATACGCCACTGACCGACAGCGGACACGTGGCCGGAGGTGTTCGACGACAGCGAGGCGCGCGCCGACTGGGGCTGGCGCCACGACTACGACCTGGAGGCGATGGTGGACATCATGTTCCAGAACCTCCGCCGGCAGCACCAGATGGCCGAGACCCGGTGACTCCTCGTCGAGGCTGGCCCAGGCGGctcaaatatgtttatatgtataatgtatatatgtttttatgcgcGTTGCACTTTTTAACTACTTTATAATAGGAATTTTAATTCATGATGAAGGCCAAATAAATTTGTGAAACCTCAGCTTTTATGAATATATTCCAGGCAGACACTGCAGATAAGGGAAAACTGCTTTTCTGTGTAATTGTATGCCTGTGTGCAtagttatatggatatatatatatatatatatatatatatatatatatatatatatatatacatatatatatatatatatatacatatatatacgcatatatatatatgtatatatatatatatatatatatatatatatatatatatatataaatgtgtgagtgtgtgtgtgtatgcatgtatgtgtatatatatatatatatatatatatatatatatatatatatatatatatatatatacatatatatacatatatatatatacatatatatatatatatatatatatatatatatatataaatatatatatacacacacacacacacatatgcgtgtgtgtgtttgtgtgtgtgtgtgtgcatgtatgtgcatatatatatatatatatatatatatatatatatatatatatatatatatatatatataaatatatgtatacaaacacatacatatcttatatatatatatatatatatatatatatatatatatatatatgtatatatatatatatatacatatatatatatatatatatatatatatatatatatatatatatatatatatatatatatatatatatatatatatgctgtatatataaatagatgtatacaaatacatatacatatatgtatatatatatatatatatatatatatatatatatatatatatacatatacatacatatatatatatatatatatatatatatatatatatatatatatatatatatatatatatatataatgtgtgtgtgtgtgtgtttgtgtgtgtgtgtatgtatacatacatacatttatatatatatatatatatatatatatatatatatatatatatatatatatatatatatatatatatatatatatatatatatatatatatatatatatatatatatatatatatatatatatcatgtatg
This genomic stretch from Penaeus vannamei isolate JL-2024 chromosome 28, ASM4276789v1, whole genome shotgun sequence harbors:
- the LOC113811370 gene encoding L-threonine 3-dehydrogenase, mitochondrial (The sequence of the model RefSeq protein was modified relative to this genomic sequence to represent the inferred CDS: added 5 bases not found in genome assembly) encodes the protein MRSGMLTRLLRGAGGPSRVSPLLRTRPLSMSANYEEEPPRILITGSLGQLGTGLAKLLRGKYGVENVIMSDIVKPSKEVVQSGPYVFADILDFKCLQEIVVTYRIDWLVHFSALLSAIGEQNVPLAIRVNIEGLHNVMELSKQYNLRVFVPSTIGAFGPDSPRNPTPNLTIQRPRTIYGVSKVHGELLGEYYHNKFGLDFRCLRFPGVISSDSQPGGGTTDYAVQIFHDAIEGREHECYLRPNTRLPMMYIDDCLRSLWEMLIAPDDLLKRRTYNVTAMSFTPEEIVEAVRRHFPDLPVTYRPDSRQNIADTWPEVFDDSEARADWGWRHDYDLEAMVDIMFQNLRRQHQMAETR